The Blastopirellula marina genome contains the following window.
GGGGAGTTGGGATGCCGTCGACGCCACGATTGACCAACTTTTCCAAACTGCCCAGACCTCCTATTTAAAAGGTCAGTGGTATCAGGCCGAGGCCGTTTTACTACGGCTATTACGGCGCGAGCCTGACGACGCCGAGGCGCTCCTATTATTAGCAACGCTGAAGCGACATACGAAGCAATTTGAAGAAGCGCGAGAGATCCTCGACCGACTCGAGCGTCTCGATGCCAGCAGACGCTGGTGGTTTGAGATCCACCGTGAGAAGCAGCTTCTTTCTGAAAGAGAAGAAGGGGAAACGGAGGCCCAAGCTGACGCATCAAACACTTCAGCACAAAACTTGGGTGAACAAAACGCGGAGAGAGGCAGACCCAGCCTACCGGAAGCCGCGTAATTGTGAGACAACATAGAGTTGGGTAGACAGTAGCTGAGGCAGTCGCCAACTCGATATGAGGACGGATGACCATGTACGAACGATTTACTGATCGTGCTCGGAAGGTGATGCAGCTGGCCAATCAAGAGGCCCAGCGGTTCAACCACGAATACATCGGAACCGAGCACATCCTTCTGGGACTCATCAAAGAAGGAAGCGGTGT
Protein-coding sequences here:
- a CDS encoding tetratricopeptide repeat protein, whose amino-acid sequence is MLSTPWITCLWPGLSELWLRGRWTGLVWALGFTLLLNAALVSKGVWPELGNVWIRSGLWYLVLGFWLVNSVWMGARLASGSWDAVDATIDQLFQTAQTSYLKGQWYQAEAVLLRLLRREPDDAEALLLLATLKRHTKQFEEAREILDRLERLDASRRWWFEIHREKQLLSEREEGETEAQADASNTSAQNLGEQNAERGRPSLPEAA